CTCTGGCTACAATTTAACAAATTACAGTCATTAGAAGATGCTAgacatcagaaaaaaatctcagactATGCTACAGTAAAGGTTAAGTACATCACAAAATGAATCATCATTCCCCCAGATGAAAGGATACAAGAAACTTGAGCTTGGCCAGCTCAGGGGTATTGTGTGAACATGTAGGTAAAATATTTCTTGAGCTTTTAAGTGTCAGCTGTATAGTAAAAGTGATGTACGATTCAAATCAATGCTATGAAGAGGAAAATTTCTGGGAGAAGGGAATGAGAGATGAGACAGAATAGAAGCTCAGTGTCCATTGCAGAGAGCGTTCTCATGTGCGTTACACTTCAGTAATTGTTGATCTTTCTTTCCGTATTATTGCAGACAAAGGagacaagctggcagatggaaaaaAGTACTGAAAGTCTTCAAAATGTCaccttaaaaatggaaaaaaaaagccaacacataggAATTAAAATGGAGAGGAATTACTATAAactggtggaaatgagcatgtcaaagcacagaaaaatctTGACTACACAAAGTTTAGGTAGATTGGTCCATTTAGTCCTGATTAAGTTTTGAATTAGGTTAGGTTTTCAGTCATTTCTAGCTCTTTCATGTACTGAATTGCTGTATCTACTCTAATAAAAATGATCTGTTTCTTGCAAACGTAACTTCTTTCTGTTTATTGTGATATGCTTATTGCAATTTGACTTTAATCAGAAAAAGTAAACCTCCCCGACAGGCTAATGCTCACAGCGTCACATGGGTGGCTTCAGCTCCATCCCCGACCTCCTTGTCTAACTTCTCTTGCTGGCAGGGGCTCTGAATACGGAGGCAACCGCATCTCAGCTCCTCAGCGTGGGGGATGCAGGGGTGACTTACGTTCCTAACTACAGCGGCTGTGGGCTCTGAAGAGCAGGAACAGCGAGATGTTAGGTGGCTTTGGTAAGAAGGAGGGGCTGGGAGACATTTTGTTAGGGTAAAATACAAAGCTGTTAAAATGGTTTGACGATATCCCTATGGAAACAAATTGGAGTGAGAAACTAGTGTGAGATTTCTTCATTCACTTTCTATTCTGATACATTgatcttcaaataaaaataaaatcctcagtTCATACAATTAGGTAACAAATCTTTAGCAACCTTCATTCCCAAACCATGGAAAGGATACTTATCATAGCTGAAATTCAAAACGTAAACACTTTTAGTTTAGCCCTTACAAATCAGTAATTTCATTCCCAACCAGCACTCTAGAAGCAAGGAAAAGGAAACTTTTCAGGGTTTGTGCTAAAACCAAATCAGGGCTATAGCTTAAGTATCACATTCCCACTTCCAGGTATTGGAAGAGGCATAAAGTTAACTAGTCACCCGAGGGCAAAATCAAAATGACAGTATGCCCTGACTACAAGCACCCCGATACCAGACCCTCGCAGCGGGGATCCTCTTGCAGCCTGTGTTTCAGGGAGACACCATCAAGTCCTTCATCACTTCTCCCCTATATAAATTATTTCACTCTTGTTCATAACTAGTTTACAGCTTAATGGAACATCTGCATAGCGAGGACCATCCCAAAGCTTTGGATCACCTCTACCAAGGTTGAGCAATCCTTCTCAATCACAGGGGCGAGCACTACGTTGATGCCCGCTCTTGGTTCAGCCGTGACTCAGGGGACCTGTCAACACCAGTTTTCAAGTCTTGACACAGACAATCCCAGCTCAGCCTCTGGAAATCTGGCAAGGTAACATTAGACAGTGGCATCACTGAAAAActatgacagaaaaaaacagtcatgAAAAGTTTGAACCAACACAGACATACAGAGAAGAAGAGTCTAAGATGGAAAGAAGAGCTGGACTAAGGCGCTTTGGGGGAACCAGGTACAGAATCAAAAGGGATCAATGGCAGTAAAGTGAGATGAAAGCGGTTCATCAGAAATACACCCTTGCACACGGTATCTGCTTTTGGAGGATCAGGGAGAAGAGAGCTCTTGTGCATTAAATGCTTCAACACTGCTGACACACTTTCTAATAAATATCTCATACCCAATTTATTCCCTCCAGCGGTTAGGCCTGGAATCCCTTTCAGATCAAACAACAAACAACTCCAGGTCTCTTTTATAATCTTGACAAAAGCCCATTCCCTGGCAGTAAATTCTTGTCACAAAACCAGTCAAAACATGTGATTACTGGTCCAGATTTTGCATGTTATATAGCTGCAAATGTTAAGAGTCTGAGAACAAGCTCTTATTCTCCAAGAATGCAAAATACAAGGTATAAGGACACTTATGAGACATATGTTCCAaccaaaaagttatttttggtttttaaattCCAAAGACTAAATTAAATGCATGTTTaggaaaaacaagtttaaaaggTTAAAAGTTTAAAAGTGTTTAAGAGCTTAAAAGTGCCAAGAATTGAATGAATTCATAAACTCTGTTAAAGTAACCGGAGGCTTCAGAGATTGGAAACAATCTTGAAAATGCTATCATTTATGTTTTGATATCCTAATTCGAATTTTAGTTTATAATTTTAATGATTTTGTCCAAAATTTGTAGGGCAATGAAGGCTTTCTGGAGAAACGTTTAACATAAAATCACCCAGAGAATACAATTTAGAGCTTGgttcagaaaaaaaggattttctaaAGGTATGTAATGTCTGAGTGATAGTTTTATCAGCAAAAGACCGAGATGATAAACAAGCTGCTTCTTGAATGAAACTCTGTCTTCATGGAAGGAGAGGCTACAGTGTGTCAACTTCATTAATCCAGTAACAGAAGTAATGAGTTTGCAGAGCATAGGCATGTCAGAAAATGTCTCCTTAGAAACCTCTGCGGAAGCAAGACAAACCAAGGAGCTTATGCCCCATAAATACAAGCTCAGCGTGTCAAGCCATTAGATAAGAAATCTTTGTGTGAAGACAGTGTGAACAGCACAAAGGCATAAGCTTGAAATACCATTTTTTTACTTTGACAAGTGATAAGGTTCAGTTTCCCCGCACAGACTATGAGAAGAAAACTCTGTAGAGTTCATTTCGTGCTCCAGCTGCAGAAAAGAGCTAAATGAGCAACGCACAGAACGATCCAAATCTCTACTGATACAGAGATAGCACCaagtaaaaaaaagaactttGGGAAGTTCATTTAAAACCATAAGAGGTTATGAACCCTGAAGCATTCCAAACCTCACGAATTTAGGGAAATGTAAATGACTTTAAATGATAGAACATGGCTAAAATGGAGAAATaataaccaaaaagaaaaatatgcctAATATGCCTGTAAGCAGAATTATAACTAGATCTAGAACTGAGCTAAAGACAGATCATTTTCATAAAGTATTTGTTCAAATTCAAATATGAAATTAGATTCATCAAAACACTTGATTTATTATTACATGATATCATTCATGTGGGTTTTGATATGAAGTGCTCAACCCGGAGACAGTAATAAAACACTAAgttgtatataaataaataacttaaggttactgaattctgaaaatacacaaagcatttctcagcagtCAGTGTGGCAATGTAGACtaatttataatttttcttttaccaaaagaaaatgttcagaaGAAACGTTTATAAGAAAACTCcccaaaattacatttttttctgattaggAAAGTATCTCTGAAGTACAGTGGCTGGCACAAGCTGCAAATAAGTAACACATATCTGACTACCTCTGATCTTCACAGTGTTTCTTTGAGGAACTTTTTCTTGGATCCTGCTTTGGTTTGAAGATATTACTGACAACATATGGGAAAATACTAGGAACTATTCAGAGCTTGTTGTTTAATATGGAAGAACAAATAGAGAAGAAGACGAGGAAGGCAGGGACGAGCCTCGGGCTGGCGAGGGCTGCACGCGGCATTCCCAGGCTGCTGATTGTGGGACACAATCTCAGGATCTGAGCTCGATGCTTCGGAGAAAGCTGAAAAAGCCACAGACTCCCCACCACTGTGGTTTTCTGAATTATGTTATAGGACAATAATCTGTATTggctttttgatttatttttattttttcccaacaGTTAATATtctacaaaaaaaccccccagctTTGTATCTGCTGCCTGGTGTGTTCATCTGATAAGAATCTGGAATACAGCACGAGGCACTTTAAAAAGCAGCGAAGCGTATTCTGCCAACAAGTTTTCAAAGAAATTATACAGACTAAATGAAATAAGACTGAATGAAAAATCCCCAAAGTGCCTTGTTAAAGTTTATGATGTTCTCTAGAAGTggttttgctggatttttttaaaatggaatttgatCTGGCTTATTATGGGACCATTTGGAGCGAAACAGCCTAGCAGCACGCACACTGCAGCACATTCACACTACAGGGGGctggaagaaacttttttttatctttaggaGAGTTTGTCAAAACTTGTTTCCTGAGATATGAACTCCTGGAGATGTACAGATTTGGCAAGATACTCAGAAATATTAATAATCTTCCCCATGGCAAAACTGAACTGCTATGGCAAAGGGCCAGGTTCAGTTTGAAACATGTTTCCACAACTTTGAAATATCCTGTCTTTTCTAAATAGCTGAAGAGCAAGTGGACATTTCCAGAAGCAGGTTGTTAAGCCACATATCAGAGCCAGACTTTTGGCACATCTTTCCTCCCAGTGCACACACTCCTGCCTCTTCCCGGCAAAAAGGCTGGGTATTTCCCTGAGATTGCATTAAAGTGTCAGCTGTAAACTGCAGAAAACCCCTCAGCTTATTGCTGCAACTGATACAATCCTCAGTTTACCTCAAAACACCCACCCTGtattctaatttctttttctatCACTATGTCAAAAGCTgtgaaaaaaaccctttattttgTTAGCAAATgtataatttttctttatttccaagttttattttaaaataaatttggtgTTTCCGAGCTGAAGACCAGAAAACGTCCCGCCCATCTCTGCTTTGTCCCTGCTTCTGTCCCACCTCTCTCAACCCTCAGTTTCCTCAAACCGCTGAGAACCGCAGACGACGGAGTCACCGTGTCCCTGCTTGTCAGCTGCCACTTGTCCAAACGTCACCTTGCTGTGCAAAGAGAACGGGGCTCTTCCTTCAAAGCCCACGCTATTGCCACACCAGCCACACACACATTCTCCCACCGACACACCCCGGTGCAAGCAAACAGCTAAGTGTTCTGTAAAAATCTCCAAAATCTGGTTTCCCATAATTATGCAGTATTAAATCATGTTAATTAACAAATTATGAATTACTGACTTTTGAATTTCACTAGAAAATTATTAGGATTGAAACAGACCAATATTTCAAACTCCAAGTTTAAATGAAGGATTAACATCACTTTCATAAGTGGGTCTTAAACCTTATTTTCAAGATTTACTCCATTTCCTACTGCGTATTGGCATTATACACATCAATTGCTATCTGAACAGTTTCATCTTAAACCCAATTTGTTTAGGGTTCCCCAAAGCAATGGTAACTTAGTCTGACATTTATTCTTTTAATTGAATTATTTCAATCTTATATTCCCTGTACACTGATGGATGTTCATTATCCCCCAAGCAATGATATGCTTATACAATTTTTTTACTAAAAATTCAGATTCCAAAATCTAAAAATTAATTCTGAGCAAAGAACAGGAATAAGAACACGACAAATTCAATTCCAAATTTGTAACAGGAAGAATATggataaaaatgaagaagaaatggtGGGATGAAATGATGACAGTACATTTTTCAATGAAAGTGGAATTTTACTGAAAATGAACTTCATTTTTAGGCATGGCAATTGCTGCAGATGGCTAAGTGGGTGTGGTTGAACTCACTCTGTTTTTCCATTCTTGAATGGGAGAGAGATAAACTGCAAGTTTCAGAACTATAGcctaaagaaaaaacagtaacCTGAATCATCccttttgtttaattaaaagaaaaaaaacaagccctAGCCCCTGGGATGTGCAGCCAGCTCCGTTTGTAAGGAATGTCATCAGAAGTAGCCTCACCCCAAGGGAGGGGATTCTCCGGAGGGAGATTGCAGGGTGGGTTTGGCTCCGAACACCCTGCCTAGGGATATAAATGAAGCACCAGGGCAGCCCCTGCACTCGCGCTCTCCCTCTAGACCAAGCTGAGCAACTGGCACTAGGTCCTTCCCTGCAGCTGCCATGACTACTTCCTTCAGACAGAGCTCTTCTTCTACCTATGGTGGTGGCTTTGGGGGTGGTGGAAGCAGCAGCTCTCGCCTCTGCTCAATCCGAACGGGAGGATCCTGCAGGGCTCCCAGCATACATGGAGGATCTGGTGGCAGGGGTGTCTCCGTCTCTTCAGCTCGGTATGTCTCCTCCGTAGGAAGTGGATATGGTGGTGGCTTGTGTTCTGGTTTAGGTAGCGGCTATGGAGGAGGCTACGGAGGAGTTAGCGCCTTACAAAGTGGCCTTGGTTGGGGTGCAAGCTGTGGCTTTGGTGGAGGGGCTGGCTTTGGTGGAGGTGCTGGCTTTGGTGGAGGTCTTGACTTTGGTGGCGGTGGTGATGGCCTTCTCTCTGGAAATGAAAAGATAACTATGCAGAATCTGAACGACCGTCTGGCTGCGTACCTGGACAAGGTACGAGCACTGGAAGAGGCAAATGCTGATCTGGAGGTCAAAATCCGAGACTGGTATCAGAAGCAAGCTCCCACCAGCCCAGAGCGGGACTACAGCCATTACTACAAGATAATTGAAGATCTCCGAGACAAGGTATGCCACTCACAGCTATAGGGAGTTATAAGAATACAGTAGAATTGCTAAATTGCACATTCCAGCTCTTTCAAACCAATTAAAATAActacaaataaaaaaatgattCCCCAAACTCAAATATATTGTAGTTATAAGCTTTCCAGcagaaaagagtatttttttcctaatttataaAGCAAATGTGTCATCCTGAAAAGGTGAAGTTTGTTGAAATTAAAATGATTGCACTAAAAGTTAGCAAAACATGGCAAAGTGGGTTTAGAATTATCAATATATTTATAGAATAATCAAACAGCAAAAATATGATACATAGATCCCATAGTCTGGAAAAATAATTCTCCAGGGCAAAGATAAGATCAGGTATTGTGTAAACGTATTTTACAATTACGTTAAATGTGAACTGTACACATTGCTTATCTTCTCACTAATCCACTTAGTACTTATGAACTGGTAAAGAAAGAAGATTTAAAGGTTACACACAGAAACTGCAACAACAATGTATTTAATTTCACACAGACATAACTGCCCTTTCTTGGGCTACAGCAGAGGTGTCTCAGATATCTGGTTTGCATCTGGAATGTGGAAGAGAGTTTAGCTTTTTTGGTTTTCCCACATAAAAGCCATAAGAATTACAATGTGACCAAAAGGCaatataataaaatgaaatggtTATTGCAATGCAAAAAGCACGTTTAACTAATGAAATCTCAACAGAGGttaattttttctgctttgttcaaTGGTTTACAGCTTCAATAACTACCTACTAGGTGCTCAGGAACAGGGGTATTTCACCATTATTCACAGGAATCTTTTTCTGTATCTCCAACTGCCAGATCCTTGCAGCTACTATTGACAATTCCAGAATCATTTTGGAGATTGACAATGCCAGGCTGGCTGCAGATGACTTCAGACTGAAGTAAGTTTAGCTGGAGCACATTTGTATTCTCCCTCAttctctctgctttctgaaaTTTAATATTACTTCCTATCTAGAAAAAAAGTTCTTCAGTCACTAAAGGATACGTTTCAAAATTACggacagatatttttcttctataaCTTATGATGAAAAAACCCAGGCAAAAGAACTGATGTGGTgaaggaagaaatggaaaaagaaacctGATGGAACATAGTGTCCAGATTACTGAGATGTTTACATAATAAACTATAGTTCATGTCTTGTTTTGGGGAATGCTCTTGACTACTTTTACTAGGCTAAATCACTcgggaaaagaaaacaggaacaggttggaattttcatttaaaaggaaCAGAATGGTGTGAAGAGATGGCTGTTCCTTGCGGTAGTTCTCTCTCATAGCATGTGAAATTAAGAAAGGAAAGACAAAGTGATTCTGTGTTACCCAGTTCAGGGACTCAGAACAGCCCATCAGGCACTGCTGAAAAGGTGACAAAGATACTTGCACAACTGTTTTCTCTTACAGCAATGTACCTGcaggtttgtattttctcctcTAGTGCCCTAGGCAGAGCTGGGCAATCTATGCTTTCCTTCACGCCAGACttgagaagatgctgaaaatggacTGTCCTGTATGGTAACTTCTCTGTCAGTGCTGATAATAACTATTAGATATTGCAAACTGAAAAGGTCATGTATTTCTCCGGAATAAAATCAGATGGCAATCCATGTTCTTTCCAATGTCACActtgaaagtggaaaaaaaaatctgtattccctttaaacttccttttaatgtattttttttatttacatccTCCTGTTCCTTCTGCATTCAGCATAAAATGTCATAGTTTTACAGCTCCACTGAATACCAACTCCTGTGTGTTCCAAcgtttgtttcttttcaaaactgCAGATATGAGAATGAGCTGTTCCTTCGCCAGAGCGTGGAGTCTGACATCAACGGCCTGCGCAGAGTCCTGGACGAGCTGACTCTCACCAGAGCTGACCTGGAGATGCAGATTGAAACGCTGAAGGAGGAGCTGGCCTACCTCAAGAAGAACCATGAGGAGGTGAGAGTCCTTAACCATCAAGAGAGAAAATTACTTCCGTTTAGAATTTACCCCTCCCActtcagggaaaaaacaaaccagaatgaCAGTTTTACAGCTAAATGATTAAGAAAATTGTGATCTCAAAAGAATCCAAACTGTGTCCTATAAAGCACTTCTCTAATTCCAAACTATTCAGAACTATGAATTTTCAGTTTTACATGCATAAGCATGTGACAGGCCACTGAGATAATAAAGCTGTGTAAAAGGAACATACCTGTATATATACatgcgtgtgtatatatgtatgtgtatatacatatacacacatgcacacgtgtgtgtgtttatgtgtgtgtgtatatacagacaCAGAGAGTAAAAGTATTTGTGATGAAAGAGAGAAACTGGTAAATGTTTCTAAGTGTGTCCTACCTTCAGCACTGATAACTAAAGTACCACACACCACTGTGTGGATTCCTGATGGCAGAAAGTATATGAGAATATAGAGCATAATCTTTTCTGTGTCCTCTGCCTTCTGCCCATGCAGGAAATGAAAGAATATAAGAATCAGCTAAGTGGAACAGTCAATGTAGAAATGGATGCTGCTCCTGGAATCGACCTGACCAGAATACTATCAGAGATGAGGGAACAGTATGAAGCTCTGGCAGAGAAGAATCGTAAAGATGCTGAGGCCTGGTTCTTCACTCAGGTATAGTTACTCAGCTGATGCACTGCCTCATTATTACTACCCCAGGTTTGCTGATCAGAGTCTCCGCATTCAGCAAGCAGGGAAGTGTACTGAGAAGCATACCCAGTTCTCAAAGGTCCATTGTCTTTTCACTTTTAAACACCATTAAGCTGCTTTTTGGCACTAGCATCGCAAGCATCATTCCAGAAGTACTCAGCAACAGCACTTGCTTCTTCCCAGGCAAACTGAAACAATAAATTCAGAAGGATAATACACAAAACGCTGAAGAGTACAACAGACTCCACGCAGTATTTTGGGGAAGATGGGATGGGCCTTCCCTTCCtcaaaatatacatattttttaattttgatacaatttgtatttgattttcacagtattttttttctttcagactgaTGAGCTGAACCGTGAAGTAGCCACACATACACAACAGATACAGACCAGCAAATCGGAGATCACAGAACTGAGACGCACGTTCCAGGGCCTGGAGATAGAGCTCCAGTCCCAACTCAGCATGGTACGGAGCCGTTCCAGGCACATCACAAGTTACAACCAGCAcacactctccttcctccctttctgtcttcccttcccttaaaCTGTTTCTCTGTGGGACAAATCTGCATGATAACCTAGTCTAATATTGCTCTGCTTTAGAAAGCTGGACTGGAAGCCAACTTGCGAGATACAGAATCACGATACTGTGCACAACTAGCACAAATTCAGACCCTCATCACCAACGTCGAGGAGCAGTTGAGTGAACTCCGATGCGACATGGAGCGCCAGAACCAGGAGTACCGGATGCTCATGGACATCAAAAGCCGCCTGGAGCAGGAGATCGCCACGTACcgccagctgctggagggccaggACTCTCAGTATGTTACTCTATGCAAATGCTATGCAGATTAGATAAGGTTAATAACATAACATATTGTAAAGCACTAATTTGTGGTTGCTAAACTGACTCCAGATTATTAAATTACATTGATACATAGCATACATAGCCTTTTGTGCACTGTCAAAGCAGATGCCCAGTAAAATCCCAAGAGCAGCTATTACTCAAGCTAAACCTCCAGATCAAGAGGAAAAGTCCATGTAGACATATCAAGAACAAGCACTGGTCTGAGTGATGTTCATATTTCCTATTGAGTATATTCATATTTCCTATTGAGGGCCTTCAAAGCACATGAGAGGGCCTTAACAACAACATTAGTAACAGAAGATCTAATGAACAACCCACTTCCTAAATCAGCGATCAGTGATCAGTGGACAGGTTCAGTGGCAGTCGTtaattaaacatttctttttttctgcaggatgTCGGGATGGAGCTCTAAGGAAGGTAAGAAAAATTTTGATGTAAAGAGGGGCTGGAATGAATTGACAAAACAGAATTAAATGAGCCTATCTTTTTCTGGTTGGGATTTCTTCTCACAGATATAGATCACAGTCTCTCCACTATGGCCACATTCTTTACCATTTAGAGATCAACatacaatattttatatttttgaaatCAGCAGTTTGCCAAAATGATTACATGAACTCCTAATATAGTTCTAAAATGAGGAAATCTCCCAGAGATTCCTGAATTCCTGTTATATTGTTATATTGTCATATAACATAAACATGATACATCCAACTTTGACATGAGATTTTCATGAGGAAATTGTGCACTCCTCCTTTATATCTTTTATTCTCCTATTTCAAGACTCTCTTTGATATGTGGAAAAAATCTTGTCAGGAAACAACCATCCAACCTCACACAGCTCTTCAGGGTGTTAGCAGTGCaggtttttttccctgcttgAATTACCTTTTTTTCTCCTACCACAGCACATCTGAGCAGCGGAAGAGTTCGCATCAGCATGGAAGACTCAATAGATGGAAAAGTTGTTTCTACTCGTGAAAAGAAATTCccataaaaagaaatactgaatgcCCTCTTGTAAATGAGATCATCTGTACTGTACCAGTTATGAAAACAGTACACACTTGAGAGGGAATTCGGGAAACAGCTTCTACAAAGTGACAAGGAAACCATTCAGTATACACACTGGCTAATGCTAACAGAAATATCCTTTTACTTTCGCCAAATCACAAGAATTTAATCCAATAATGTGCAACAGCTTGGTGTCTTTCCTTAAATTTGCTCTCCCTTTTTACATGATTTTTGGCTCTGCAGCTCAGAGATGAAGAGCCTGTTTTCTGTCAGCAGCTATATAGTGCTCTTATGAAAGAACATAATAAAGTTTCTCTCCTGCTTGTGCAAATACATTcggttttatgttgtttttttataGTCAGTATGGCACTGCCATCCCCGTGGCCATATACACTCTTTTTGTTGCACCTCTTACTACACTGCTTCCTGCAACCCAAACCAGATACCTGGACCAGGAGCGATGGGTCCTGCGCTTCCCGCAGCGCAAGGCTGGTTCCCAGAGCTCGGCAGGAAGGGCAAAGCAGGGGCTGCGTGAAACGAATGGCTCACGCAGAGCTTGCTGGGACTATTTTGGTTTCTGTGCGTAAGGAAGGAACTCGCCAGCACGCATCGTTACTGCAGCTTTTGCATTAGCAACACTGCCCTTTTCTAAGCAATAAGTTGGTTTGTAAATCTACACCACTGTAATTGAAGAGAGACGCTTATAAAGATTTAAGAGACTACTAAACCCCAACTTCAGAAGCATATAAAACATTTACATAAATGCTGTATTTTGCTAAGATAAACTGTTTGGAAAATGTGTTGTTAGCCCTCACCCTGCACTATTTCACAGAATAGTATCTACAAAAATGGTACCATTTCCAGAATTATATTTTCCTTCCAAGCTCTTTGAAGCCATGTCATTCTCATCTACGTCCTTATTCTCACTACAACCTCTGCGCCTACGAAATTTCTAATGGTTATCCCCACGCTTCTGCTCCCCTTTCATTTCTCCTACTAGATTCTATTGCAGCGTTACTTCcagatttttcagatgtctggaaTATTGCCTACCTGCTTAATTCCCATGCAGAGACTAAGAGTCCCTTTCTGCTctctgaacacacacacacaaatatagtcatcaatatttttatctattctgttttctgacattttagaaaaaataaatatgcactGCTAGCACCAGCCTCACAGTTTAGCCATCAGTGAGCCTGCAGGATCATTAACCCATCGCTGTTAGGAAACATATATTCTGTAGGATTATTACTCACACTGAAAAGAACTGAGAACAGTTTCCTGCAAACTGTTTTCCAGCAAAGCAACATCACAgggaatcagaaaagaaaaaccaaacaaacaataGAAATTATCCTTTCTCCTAATCCAGAAATCAGACTTCTAAATATATTGTTcagagaggaagagacagaaatTGCACAGCAAAAAATAGCTATCGGTGGGTCCTAATGGAACAACTAACAGTGGAGCTACCACAATCTCTAATATTTTGGAGCTTTCCGTACAAGCAGCGTTGAACTGACGGCAGGGAACGTGTTCCTGTGGACAGCAACAAACAAACTGTGCAGCTACTTAACTTACTCATACCCAtaaacaaattttgttttaagACATGATGAAATGTCCCTTTGATGacacaagaaaaataatattggAGTGGCAAAAATTAGCCTGGTGAGTCCTAACTTATCTCAACTTTTTATGAGGAAATTGACTTTTTATAAACAACTAAATAACAGACTAATGAGATTGTTTAGAAAACTGGTATAAACTTTCCCAAGAGAAGTGGCTTCTGCAACCTGCCAACACCCAGTGCACAGGATATAAAAACGCTCAGCTGAGGAACGAGCCATCCAGGCTTTCATAACTTGGGCTCTCCAGCTAATCTGAGGTCTACTAACCTTAGCTACTAACACCATGACTTCCAAGCACTATATTCAGACTGTCTCTTCAGGGTCTGCAAAGGGATCCTGTGGTGTAGGTGGTGGTTTCACTAGGATTTCCTCAGTACACTCTGGTGGTTCTTCCAGGATTCCAGGTCTCTCATATGGCATGATAAAAGTTTCAGACACCTCTGCTAAACTGGGACCTTC
This portion of the Apteryx mantelli isolate bAptMan1 chromosome 28, bAptMan1.hap1, whole genome shotgun sequence genome encodes:
- the LOC106487613 gene encoding keratin, type I cytoskeletal 15-like; the encoded protein is MTTSFRQSSSSTYGGGFGGGGSSSSRLCSIRTGGSCRAPSIHGGSGGRGVSVSSARYVSSVGSGYGGGLCSGLGSGYGGGYGGVSALQSGLGWGASCGFGGGAGFGGGAGFGGGLDFGGGGDGLLSGNEKITMQNLNDRLAAYLDKVRALEEANADLEVKIRDWYQKQAPTSPERDYSHYYKIIEDLRDKILAATIDNSRIILEIDNARLAADDFRLKYENELFLRQSVESDINGLRRVLDELTLTRADLEMQIETLKEELAYLKKNHEEEMKEYKNQLSGTVNVEMDAAPGIDLTRILSEMREQYEALAEKNRKDAEAWFFTQTDELNREVATHTQQIQTSKSEITELRRTFQGLEIELQSQLSMKAGLEANLRDTESRYCAQLAQIQTLITNVEEQLSELRCDMERQNQEYRMLMDIKSRLEQEIATYRQLLEGQDSQMSGWSSKEAHLSSGRVRISMEDSIDGKVVSTREKKFP